The following proteins are co-located in the Apium graveolens cultivar Ventura chromosome 5, ASM990537v1, whole genome shotgun sequence genome:
- the LOC141723988 gene encoding cytochrome P450 81Q32-like encodes MHLPPSPFPRLPIIGHLYLIKEPVHRTLDTLSKTIGPVFSLRFGSSLVVVVSSPSAVEECFTKNDVVLADRRRFVLGEQMGSSQSSMASASYGDYWRHLRRLCAIEIFSTSRLNSFLSMRRDEVNQLLHRLSQNTRNEFGQVELKPLLKDLAFNNMMRMIAGKRYYGEVVDDNEEAKHVQNIIQEVMSMAGASYPGDFLPFLSWIDYKNFKKHAFVLFKKLDSTWQGIIEEHKSGEARNSMVAHLLSLQKSQPDSHSDVIIKGLMSDLIFAGSDTSSVTIEWAMSLLLNHPRVLKKARDEIDNVIGQDRLVEESDLPELHYLHNIILETFRLFPATPLLLPHQASADCKVGGYDIPAGTLVLVNAWSIHRNPAVWDDPTSFKPERFEGIEVETHKLLPFGMGRRSCPGSGLAHRLVGLVLASLIQCFEWERITDEKIDLTEGKGLSMPKAEPLKALCKARNVIHKVNTGAT; translated from the exons ATGCACTTACCTCCTAGTCCCTTTCCGAGACTCCCAATAATAGGCCACCTTTACCTGATCAAGGAACCAGTACACAGAACCTTGGACACCCTGTCCAAAACAATTGGCCCTGTCTTTTCTCTCCGTTTCGGTTCTTCCCTTGTCGTTGTCGTGTCTTCGCCATCCGCAGTTGAGGAATGCTTCACTAAAAACGATGTTGTTTTAGCCGATCGTCGTCGCTTTGTTCTTGGGGAACAGATGGGCTCCAGCCAGTCCTCCATGGCTAGTGCTTCCTATGGCGATTACTGGCGCCACCTGCGTCGTCTCTGCGCTATTGAAATATTCTCGACAAGTCGACTCAACTCTTTTCTATCCATGCGTAGGGACGAGGTGAATCAGTTACTGCACAGATTATCTCAAAACACGAGAAATGAGTTTGGACAAGTGGAACTGAAACCGCTCTTAAAAGATCTAGCATTCAATAACATGATGAGGATGATTGCGGGGAAAAGATACTACGGGGAAGTTGTGGATGATAATGAGGAGGCGAAGCATGTGCAGAATATAATTCAGGAGGTAATGTCTATGGCCGGAGCTTCATATCCTGGTGATTTTCTACCATTTTTGAGTTGGATTGATTACAAGAATTTCAAAAAGCACGCTTTCGTGTTGTTTAAGAAATTGGATAGTACTTGGCAAGGAATAATTGAAGAGCATAAAAGTGGTGAGGCTAGAAACTCCATGGTTGCTCATTTGCTTTCTCTTCAGAAATCGCAGCCTGATTCTCACAGCGATGTCATTATTAAAGGTCTCATGTCG GATTTGATATTTGCTGGATCAGATACATCAAGCGTCACAATTGAATGGGCAATGTCTCTTCTACTGAATCATCCACGCGTGTTGAAGAAAGCTAGAGACGAGATAGATAATGTAATCGGTCAAGATCGTCTTGTTGAAGAGTCGGATCTCCCTGAATTACATTATCTCCATAATATTATTCTGGAGACTTTCAGGTTATTCCCAGCTACACCTTTATTATTACCACACCAGGCATCAGCTGACTGCAAGGTTGGTGGCTACGATATTCCAGCTGGCACCCTGGTATTGGTTAATGCCTGGTCAATTCACAGGAATCCCGCGGTGTGGGATGATCCGACAAGCTTTAAACCAGAGAGATTTGAAGGCATTGAAGTTGAAACACACAAGTTGTTGCCGTTTGGAATGGGGAGGAGGTCTTGTCCCGGGAGTGGACTAGCTCATCGCTTGGTGGGATTGGTTTTAGCGTCCTTGATACAATGCTTTGAATGGGAGCGAATTACTGATGAGAAAATTGATTTAACAGAAGGAAAAGGACTTTCAATGCCTAAAGCTGAGCCTCTAAAAGCTTTGTGTAAGGCACGCAATGTCATACACAAAGTTAACACCGGAGCTACATAA